The sequence ACGCGTAGAGAAAGCGATCTCCCTCTTTGGCAAGAGCAGTTCTACGACCAGCGCAGCGGCTGCCAATGCTTCGTGCGCACCGACAGGGGGCTGAAGCATTCGCAGATAAGAGCCGTTGGCTCTTGTGATACAAGGAATGAAAAACATGGATTTCCCACAAGACGTGCGACAAGAAATGCTTTCTCGCCTACGGCGCATCGAGGGACAGGCACGAGGTGTGCAGCGCATGGTGGAGGAGGGACGCGATTGCGCCGAGATCATCCATCAACTTGCCTCCATCCGTGCGGCAGCGCATAGTGCCAGTCTTTTCTTGCTGAAACACTATGCCAAGGAATGCTCAGCGGCTGCAGCGAAAAAGGATGGTACTGCAGAACCAATTGAAGATTTGGTTGAGCTGATGTTCACCATATCGTAAAGTGTGGTTCCCAGCAAGCACAAACCAGGTCTCTAGGCGAGGCTTGGTTTGTCTTGTTTCTGCGTCATGCACGCTGGTTGCCCAGCAATGCCTGTAGGATCAAAATGGCAGCACGCTTATCCAGCGGCTCATTGTTGTTGCCGCACTTGGGGGATTGGATGCAACTGGGGCAGCCATCCTGGCAAGGGCACTCCTGGATAGCAGCCAAGGTTGCCTTCCACAGTTCTAGAAGCAGGGCAAAGCCCTTCTCCGCGATGCCTATGCCGCCAGGAAGTGCATCATAATGGTCAAACGATATTCACATGAGCCGACTTTCTCAGATGTAACTTTCAAAAGACGCCTCGGTGATATACTAGATTTTGTGTAAAAAGGGCGGGCAGGGTATCCTCTAGAGATAAGCAACCATCTTTTAAGGAGGATAGACCATGCCCAATGATAAGGATATTAGCACACTTTTCGACCTTAGCCAAATCGAGTTTCAGGCCTATATTATGGAATGCGCCCGTTGTGTCGTGTGCCTCATTTTCGAGGAGGTGATGCGAGACGAGTTGAGCGCACTGTTGCAGGCGCAGCCTTACGAACGCAGTCCAAAGCGGCGCGGACAACGGAACGGGAGCTACAAGCGGGATTGGATCACCAGCTTTGGAGTACTGGCAAACGTGAAAGTGCCTCGCGATCGTGCCGGGCTGTACCAGACGCGCTTGTTTGACCGCTACCAGCGACGCCAGAGCCAGGTAGATCAGGCCATCCGTGACATGTTTATCAAAGGGCTGAGCACTACGGCAGTGGGGCAGAGCACTCAGCACTTGCTGGGGGCTGAACCCAGTCCATCGACCGTATCGCGTATCTTCCATAGCTTGGAAGAAGAATGTAACGCCTGGCGACAACGGCCGCTGGAGAAACGGTATCGGTATATCTTTCTGGATGGCGTCTACTTTACCGTCGGCTACGATAATCAGTATGAGAAAGTGCCCCTGTTAGCTGCCCTGGGGGTCAAGATGAATGGTGAACGGGAGGTGTTGGGCTTTGCCCCTGGGGACAAGGAGAGCCGTGCGGCATGGGATAGCTTTGTGGATGACCTCTAGCGTCGTGGGGTAGAAAGCGCTGAGCTGTGGATTACCGATGGCGGTATGGCAGTCATCGGGGCAATCGAAGCCAAGTTTCCCGGTGCTATCCGGCAGCGCTGTGCGGTGCACAAGGTCGAAAACATCCTGGTCCATGTGCCAAAGAGCAAGCAAGCTGACGTGCGCAACGAATTGAACCGCATCTTCTACTTGGCCAACAGCAAAGATGAGGCTCAGCAGGAGGTAGAAGCCTTTGTACTCAAGTGGGAGCCGGTGATCTCTGAGGCAGTCGAGTGCTTGCGCAGGGATCTGGGTGA is a genomic window of Chloroflexota bacterium containing:
- a CDS encoding metal-sensitive transcriptional regulator, which gives rise to MKNMDFPQDVRQEMLSRLRRIEGQARGVQRMVEEGRDCAEIIHQLASIRAAAHSASLFLLKHYAKECSAAAAKKDGTAEPIEDLVELMFTIS
- a CDS encoding DUF1998 domain-containing protein — protein: MSFDHYDALPGGIGIAEKGFALLLELWKATLAAIQECPCQDGCPSCIQSPKCGNNNEPLDKRAAILILQALLGNQRA
- a CDS encoding transposase, coding for MPNDKDISTLFDLSQIEFQAYIMECARCVVCLIFEEVMRDELSALLQAQPYERSPKRRGQRNGSYKRDWITSFGVLANVKVPRDRAGLYQTRLFDRYQRRQSQVDQAIRDMFIKGLSTTAVGQSTQHLLGAEPSPSTVSRIFHSLEEECNAWRQRPLEKRYRYIFLDGVYFTVGYDNQYEKVPLLAALGVKMNGEREVLGFAPGDKESRAAWDSFVDDL